A window from Nocardioides mesophilus encodes these proteins:
- a CDS encoding WD40/YVTN/BNR-like repeat-containing protein: protein MTETVLMIGTRKGLWLARSADRVDWKLEGPDELRSEVHAVAFDRRADSPRMFMASRSWHWGPQLLRSDDLGRTWQRSDEGAIKFPEDTGASLEAVWSIAPSPADPDVVWAGTEPSALFRSTDRGESFTMVRSLWDHPHRPQWGAGFGGQAIHTLLPHPTDPDQLTVAMSTGGVYRTFDAGETWAPANVGIKAEFFPGEVQYPEFGQCVHKVARDADDPDRLYAQNHGGVYRSDDRGDSWTSIADGLPSDFGFPVVAHPRRGGTVFVLPLGGADARYPVDGDCRVYRSTDAGGSWQALGRGLPDDFYSAVMRDAMCADGGDPAGIYFGSRDGTVMASADEGESWRPVAEHLPDVLCVRAAEL, encoded by the coding sequence ATGACCGAGACCGTGCTGATGATCGGCACCCGCAAGGGGCTCTGGCTGGCCCGCAGCGCCGACCGCGTCGACTGGAAGCTGGAGGGGCCCGACGAGCTGAGGAGCGAGGTGCACGCGGTCGCGTTCGACCGGCGCGCGGACAGCCCGCGGATGTTCATGGCCAGCCGCAGCTGGCACTGGGGACCGCAGCTGCTCCGTTCCGACGACCTCGGCCGGACGTGGCAGCGCAGCGACGAGGGAGCGATCAAGTTCCCCGAGGACACCGGCGCGAGCCTGGAGGCGGTCTGGTCGATCGCCCCGTCCCCCGCGGACCCGGACGTCGTCTGGGCCGGCACCGAGCCGTCGGCGCTGTTCCGCTCCACCGACCGCGGCGAGAGCTTCACGATGGTGCGCTCGCTGTGGGACCACCCGCACCGCCCGCAGTGGGGAGCGGGGTTCGGAGGTCAGGCGATCCACACGCTGCTGCCGCACCCGACCGACCCGGACCAGCTCACCGTCGCGATGTCCACCGGCGGCGTCTACCGGACCTTCGACGCCGGCGAGACGTGGGCGCCGGCCAACGTCGGCATCAAGGCCGAGTTCTTCCCCGGTGAGGTGCAGTACCCCGAGTTCGGCCAGTGCGTGCACAAGGTGGCCCGCGACGCCGACGACCCGGACCGGCTCTACGCGCAGAACCATGGCGGCGTCTACCGCAGCGACGACCGCGGCGACTCCTGGACCTCCATCGCCGACGGACTGCCCAGCGACTTCGGCTTCCCGGTCGTCGCGCACCCGCGCCGAGGCGGGACGGTGTTCGTGCTGCCGCTCGGCGGCGCCGACGCGCGCTACCCGGTCGACGGGGACTGCCGGGTCTACCGCTCCACCGACGCCGGGGGGAGCTGGCAGGCGCTGGGTCGCGGGCTGCCGGACGACTTCTACTCCGCGGTGATGCGTGACGCGATGTGCGCCGATGGCGGCGACCCGGCCGGGATCTACTTCGGCAGCCGGGACGGCACCGTGATGGCGAGCGCCGACGAGGGGGAGAGCTGGCGTCCGGTCGCCGAGCACCTGCCCGACGTGCTCTGCGTGCGGGCCGCCGAGCTCTGA
- a CDS encoding pyridoxamine 5'-phosphate oxidase family protein, with translation MSAVHESIGGRLRAFIEAQPVFFVATAPSSGGHVNVSPKGVAGTFVVVDERTVAYLDITASGAETIAHLRENGRITVMFCSFERSPNVVRLHGTGRVVSLYDPGYETWAARFTETRGARAVVVVDVERVSDSCGYGVPLLEYAGERDLLPGHMERKGTEGLLDYRRAKNRSSIDGLPAFDDDPLPGAGTSGS, from the coding sequence ATGAGCGCGGTCCACGAGTCGATCGGCGGCCGGCTGCGCGCCTTCATCGAGGCGCAGCCGGTGTTCTTCGTGGCCACCGCGCCGTCCAGCGGCGGTCACGTCAACGTCTCTCCCAAGGGCGTCGCCGGCACGTTCGTCGTGGTGGACGAGCGCACCGTCGCCTACCTCGACATCACCGCGAGCGGCGCCGAGACGATCGCGCACCTGCGCGAGAACGGTCGGATCACGGTCATGTTCTGCTCGTTCGAGCGCTCGCCGAACGTGGTGCGGTTGCACGGGACCGGCCGGGTGGTCAGCCTCTACGACCCCGGCTACGAGACCTGGGCGGCACGGTTCACCGAGACCCGGGGTGCCCGCGCCGTCGTCGTCGTGGACGTCGAGCGGGTCTCGGACTCCTGCGGCTACGGCGTCCCCCTGCTGGAGTACGCCGGCGAGCGGGACCTGCTTCCGGGGCACATGGAGCGCAAGGGCACCGAGGGGCTGCTCGACTACCGGCGCGCCAAGAACAGGTCGAGCATCGACGGGCTGCCCGCCTTCGACGACGACCCGCTCCCGGGAGCGGGGACGAGCGGTTCCTGA
- a CDS encoding M1 family metallopeptidase — protein sequence MQLRRTSAALALGLSAALTTTLAGPAAAATSEDLGLSTPREDSYYPAYGDPGVDTLHYGLDLDWNRGKRLLRGVADIRLRATGTADHVQLDLNRTMTVTAVSVDGVPALFSHPGRHLVIDSPVVADQRYDVRVTYRGTPRPVPAPTTRGDFSDVGMRVARDGQLWTMQEPFGALTWYPVNDQPSDKALYDITVSAPRDWVGVSNGTLVSRTRTERRTTTSWQLQHPTASYLTTLAVGPYAHRRDTGPHGLPLHFWLPRGEVARYMKGLQHVGADLRWLEARLGRYPFESAGAVVVPAESAMETQTLVTFGSRSWGDALSGRETMVHELAHQWYGDTVTPSDWRDLWMNEGMAMYLEAQWASQKTSMRWRDWISYFKWSNTYDRREQGGPGAYDRGDFATSCVYTCTALMYDKLRLKLGDETFWRVVRRWPQQHPDSSSNRQQFVSFVEDQTGRELSGFFRDWLNSRTWPPA from the coding sequence ATGCAGCTTCGCCGCACCAGCGCTGCGCTGGCGCTCGGCCTCTCGGCCGCTCTGACCACCACCCTCGCCGGCCCGGCCGCGGCGGCGACCAGCGAGGACCTCGGGCTGTCGACGCCCCGCGAGGACAGCTACTACCCGGCGTACGGCGACCCGGGCGTGGACACCCTCCACTACGGCCTGGACCTCGACTGGAACCGCGGCAAGCGGCTGCTGCGCGGCGTCGCCGACATCCGGCTGCGCGCCACCGGCACCGCCGATCACGTCCAGCTCGACCTGAACAGGACCATGACCGTCACCGCGGTGAGCGTCGACGGGGTCCCGGCGCTGTTCTCGCACCCCGGCCGGCACCTCGTCATCGACTCCCCCGTCGTGGCCGACCAGCGGTACGACGTGCGCGTGACCTACCGCGGCACCCCGCGGCCGGTGCCCGCACCGACCACCCGCGGCGACTTCAGCGATGTCGGCATGCGGGTCGCCCGCGACGGCCAGCTGTGGACCATGCAGGAGCCCTTCGGTGCGTTGACGTGGTACCCCGTCAACGACCAGCCGTCGGACAAGGCGCTCTACGACATCACCGTGTCCGCTCCCCGCGACTGGGTCGGGGTCAGCAACGGCACGCTGGTCAGCCGCACCCGCACCGAGCGACGCACCACCACCTCGTGGCAGCTGCAGCACCCGACCGCCAGCTACCTGACCACGCTCGCGGTCGGCCCCTACGCCCATCGGCGCGACACCGGCCCGCACGGGCTGCCGCTGCACTTCTGGCTGCCGCGCGGCGAGGTGGCCCGCTACATGAAGGGGCTGCAGCACGTGGGTGCCGACCTGCGCTGGCTGGAGGCGCGGTTGGGTCGCTACCCGTTCGAGTCCGCGGGCGCCGTCGTCGTCCCGGCCGAATCGGCGATGGAGACGCAGACGCTGGTCACCTTCGGCTCCCGCAGCTGGGGCGACGCACTGTCCGGACGCGAGACCATGGTCCACGAGCTCGCGCACCAGTGGTACGGCGACACCGTCACCCCCAGCGACTGGCGCGACCTGTGGATGAACGAGGGCATGGCGATGTACCTCGAGGCGCAGTGGGCCTCGCAGAAGACCTCGATGCGCTGGCGCGACTGGATCTCCTACTTCAAGTGGTCGAACACCTACGACCGGCGGGAGCAGGGCGGCCCGGGCGCCTACGACCGCGGCGACTTCGCGACCAGCTGCGTCTACACCTGCACCGCGCTGATGTACGACAAGCTCCGCCTCAAGCTCGGCGACGAGACGTTCTGGCGGGTGGTCCGCCGGTGGCCGCAGCAGCACCCGGACAGCAGCTCGAACCGCCAGCAGTTCGTGAGCTTCGTCGAGGACCAGACCGGGCGCGAGCTGAGCGGCTTCTTCCGCGACTGGCTCAACTCCCGCACCTGGCCGCCGGCCTGA
- a CDS encoding GNAT family N-acetyltransferase, with translation MGRSEEAFAPIGGAVPGWSEREPPRPGPFPGRHCSVVPLRAEHAEALYPSCAGPGNESLWTYLADGPYPDAESFAARVAGTAADPDSVSVAVLNPAGTPVGLANFLRIDPRNGTVEVGGILFGRRLQRTAAATEAMHLMARHVFEELGYRRYEWKCDALNQPSRDAAVRLGFTFEGVFRQAVVYKGRNRDTAWFSITDREWPALDAAHEEWLAPANFDERGRQRRSLSEIRSHAGTQSPDVGTPVTLA, from the coding sequence ATGGGACGGTCGGAAGAGGCATTCGCGCCGATCGGCGGGGCGGTGCCGGGCTGGTCGGAGCGGGAGCCTCCGCGGCCCGGACCGTTCCCGGGTCGGCACTGCAGCGTGGTGCCGCTGCGCGCCGAGCACGCGGAGGCGCTCTACCCGTCCTGCGCCGGTCCCGGCAACGAGTCGCTGTGGACCTACCTGGCCGACGGCCCCTACCCGGACGCGGAGTCGTTCGCCGCCCGGGTGGCCGGCACCGCCGCGGACCCCGACTCGGTCAGCGTGGCGGTCCTGAACCCCGCCGGTACGCCCGTCGGCCTCGCCAACTTCCTGCGCATCGACCCTCGCAACGGCACCGTCGAGGTGGGCGGCATCCTGTTCGGCCGACGGCTCCAGCGGACCGCCGCCGCCACCGAGGCGATGCACCTGATGGCCCGGCACGTCTTCGAGGAGCTCGGCTACCGGCGCTACGAGTGGAAGTGCGACGCGCTGAACCAGCCGTCCCGCGACGCTGCGGTCCGCCTCGGCTTCACCTTCGAGGGCGTCTTCCGGCAGGCGGTGGTCTACAAAGGCCGCAACCGGGACACGGCGTGGTTCTCGATCACCGACCGGGAGTGGCCGGCCCTGGACGCGGCGCACGAGGAGTGGCTGGCACCGGCGAACTTCGACGAGCGGGGCCGACAGCGACGCTCGCTGAGCGAGATCCGTTCACATGCTGGTACGCAAAGTCCAGATGTTGGGACGCCTGTCACACTTGCTTGA
- a CDS encoding acetolactate synthase large subunit codes for MANQATGAAATTGTETAVTGAQSLIKALECAGAENVFGIPGGAILPAYDPLFDSTKLRHILVRHEQGAGHAAQGYASATGKVGVCMATSGPGATNLVTPIADAYMDSVPMVAVTGQVASAAIGTDAFQEADIRGITMPITKHNFLVTNPDDIARTIAEAFYIASTGRPGPVLVDVSKDALQAATTFAWPTELNLPGYRPVTRPHAKQVREAARLILESRRPVLYVGGGVIRAGASKELRVLAEATGIPVVTTLMARGAFPDSHPQHLGMPGMHGTVAAVAGLQRSDLIISLGARFDDRVTGNLDSFAPNAKVIHADIDPAEIGKNRHTDVPIVGDAREVIADLVVALQAEAEQGRSGDYEAWVEFLAGVKMKYPLGYDEPSDGSLSPQYVIQRLGKIAGPESIYVSGVGQHQMWATHFVSYENPRTWINSGGLGTMGFAVPGAMGAKVGCPDTTVWAIDGDGCFQMTNQELATCAIEGIPIKVAIINNESLGMVRQWQTLFYNERYSNTDLQSKRIPDFVKLAEAYGCVGLACEAPEDVDATIEKAMQVDDVPVVVDFRVHRDAMVWPMVAAGTSNDDIKFARDMAPVFEEDDL; via the coding sequence ATGGCGAACCAGGCCACCGGCGCGGCAGCGACCACGGGGACGGAGACCGCCGTCACCGGCGCACAGAGCCTGATCAAGGCCCTCGAGTGCGCGGGAGCCGAGAACGTCTTCGGCATCCCGGGCGGCGCGATCCTGCCCGCCTACGACCCGCTCTTCGACTCCACCAAGCTGCGTCACATCCTGGTGCGGCACGAGCAGGGCGCCGGACACGCGGCGCAGGGGTACGCGAGCGCCACCGGCAAGGTAGGGGTCTGCATGGCCACCTCGGGGCCCGGCGCCACGAACCTGGTCACCCCGATCGCCGACGCCTACATGGACAGCGTGCCGATGGTGGCCGTCACCGGCCAGGTGGCGAGCGCCGCGATCGGCACCGACGCCTTCCAGGAGGCCGACATCCGCGGCATCACGATGCCGATCACCAAGCACAACTTCCTGGTCACGAACCCGGACGACATCGCGCGCACCATCGCCGAGGCGTTCTACATCGCCTCCACGGGCCGACCCGGACCCGTGCTCGTCGACGTCTCCAAGGACGCCCTGCAGGCGGCGACCACGTTCGCGTGGCCGACCGAGCTGAACCTCCCCGGCTACCGGCCGGTGACCCGTCCGCACGCCAAGCAGGTGCGCGAGGCCGCCCGGCTGATCCTGGAGTCGCGACGCCCCGTCCTGTACGTCGGCGGCGGGGTGATCCGCGCGGGTGCCTCCAAGGAGCTGCGGGTGCTCGCCGAGGCGACCGGGATCCCCGTGGTCACGACCCTGATGGCCCGCGGCGCCTTCCCCGACAGCCACCCGCAGCACCTCGGCATGCCGGGCATGCACGGCACCGTGGCCGCGGTCGCCGGACTGCAGCGCAGTGACCTGATCATCAGCCTCGGGGCCCGCTTCGACGACCGGGTGACCGGCAACCTGGACTCGTTCGCGCCGAACGCCAAGGTGATCCACGCCGACATCGACCCAGCGGAGATCGGCAAGAACCGGCACACCGACGTCCCGATCGTCGGCGACGCCCGCGAGGTGATCGCCGACCTGGTGGTTGCGCTCCAGGCCGAGGCCGAGCAGGGCCGCTCCGGCGACTACGAGGCCTGGGTGGAGTTCCTGGCCGGGGTGAAGATGAAGTACCCGCTGGGCTACGACGAGCCCTCCGACGGGTCCCTCTCCCCGCAGTACGTCATCCAGCGGCTCGGCAAGATCGCCGGCCCCGAGTCGATCTACGTCTCCGGCGTGGGTCAGCACCAGATGTGGGCGACCCACTTCGTCAGCTACGAGAACCCGCGCACCTGGATCAACTCCGGAGGCCTCGGCACGATGGGCTTCGCCGTGCCGGGCGCGATGGGCGCCAAGGTCGGCTGCCCGGACACCACGGTGTGGGCCATCGACGGCGACGGCTGTTTCCAGATGACCAACCAGGAGCTCGCGACCTGCGCGATCGAGGGCATCCCGATCAAGGTCGCGATCATCAACAACGAGTCCCTCGGCATGGTCCGGCAGTGGCAGACGCTGTTCTACAACGAGCGCTACTCCAACACCGACCTGCAGTCCAAGCGGATCCCCGACTTCGTGAAGCTCGCCGAGGCCTACGGCTGCGTGGGTCTGGCCTGCGAGGCGCCGGAGGACGTCGACGCGACGATCGAGAAGGCGATGCAGGTCGACGACGTGCCGGTGGTCGTGGACTTCCGGGTGCACCGCGACGCGATGGTGTGGCCGATGGTGGCCGCCGGCACCAGCAACGACGACATCAAGTTCGCCCGGGACATGGCGCCCGTCTTCGAGGAGGACGACCTGTGA
- the ilvN gene encoding acetolactate synthase small subunit, with product MSKHTLSVLVENKPGVLARVAGLFSRRGFNIDSLAVGPTEHPEVSRMTIVVSVEESPLEQVTKQLNKLVEVIKIVELEPTQAVSRELLLVKVKADATSRSQVLEVVQLFRAKVVDVATDAVTIQVVGNAGKLEDFLRVVEPFGVRELVQSGMVAIGRGGRSISERNLKPVPVPASLSAPA from the coding sequence ATGAGCAAGCACACGCTGTCCGTGCTGGTGGAGAACAAGCCCGGCGTCCTCGCCAGGGTCGCCGGCCTGTTCAGCCGCCGGGGGTTCAACATCGACTCCCTCGCGGTCGGGCCGACCGAGCACCCCGAGGTCTCCCGGATGACCATCGTGGTCAGCGTCGAGGAGTCGCCGCTCGAGCAGGTCACCAAGCAGCTGAACAAGCTCGTCGAGGTGATCAAGATCGTCGAGCTCGAGCCGACCCAGGCGGTCTCCCGCGAGCTGCTGCTGGTGAAGGTCAAGGCCGACGCCACGTCGCGGAGCCAGGTGCTCGAAGTCGTCCAGCTGTTCCGTGCCAAGGTGGTCGACGTGGCCACCGACGCCGTCACCATCCAGGTGGTCGGCAACGCCGGAAAGCTCGAGGACTTCCTGCGGGTGGTCGAGCCGTTCGGCGTCCGCGAGCTCGTGCAGTCCGGGATGGTGGCGATAGGACGCGGCGGACGCTCCATCAGCGAGCGGAACCTCAAGCCCGTCCCGGTCCCGGCCTCACTCTCCGCACCCGCCTGA
- the ilvC gene encoding ketol-acid reductoisomerase, protein MAEMFYDDDADLSVIQGRNVAVLGYGSQGHAHALSLRDSGVDVRVGLPEGSKSRAKAEAEGLRVLTPNEACEEADLIMILAPDHVQRKLYAEAVEPNLVEGDALFFGHGFNIRFGYIEPPEGVDVAMVAPKGPGHLVRREYTEGRGVPVLVAVEVDATGKAWELALSYAKAIGGLRAGGIKTTFTEECETDLFGEQAVLCGGASQLVQYGFETLIEAGYQPEVAYFECLHELKLIVDLMYEGGIAKQRWSVSDTAEYGDYVSGPRVIDPHVKENMKAVLADIQNGAFAQRFIDDQDAGAPEFKALRAQGEQHPIEKTGRELRKMMSWVKSHDSDYTEGTSTR, encoded by the coding sequence GTGGCTGAGATGTTCTACGACGACGACGCCGACCTGTCGGTGATCCAGGGCCGCAACGTTGCGGTGCTGGGCTACGGCAGCCAGGGGCACGCGCACGCGCTCTCGCTTCGCGACTCGGGCGTGGACGTCCGCGTCGGGCTGCCCGAAGGCTCCAAGAGCCGGGCGAAGGCGGAGGCCGAGGGCCTGCGGGTGCTCACCCCGAACGAGGCCTGCGAGGAGGCCGACCTGATCATGATCCTCGCGCCCGACCACGTGCAGCGGAAGCTGTACGCCGAGGCCGTCGAGCCGAACCTCGTCGAGGGTGACGCGCTCTTCTTCGGGCACGGCTTCAACATCCGCTTCGGCTACATCGAGCCGCCCGAGGGCGTCGACGTGGCGATGGTCGCGCCCAAGGGTCCCGGCCACCTGGTGCGTCGCGAGTACACCGAGGGCCGCGGCGTCCCGGTGCTCGTCGCCGTCGAGGTCGACGCGACAGGCAAGGCCTGGGAGCTCGCCCTGTCCTACGCGAAGGCCATCGGCGGCCTGCGCGCGGGCGGCATCAAGACCACCTTCACCGAGGAGTGCGAGACCGACCTCTTCGGCGAGCAGGCGGTCCTGTGCGGCGGCGCCTCCCAGCTGGTGCAGTACGGCTTCGAGACGCTGATCGAGGCCGGCTACCAGCCGGAGGTCGCGTACTTCGAGTGCCTGCACGAGCTGAAGCTGATCGTCGACCTGATGTACGAGGGCGGCATCGCCAAGCAGCGCTGGTCGGTCTCCGACACCGCCGAGTACGGCGACTACGTCTCCGGCCCGCGGGTCATCGACCCGCACGTGAAGGAGAACATGAAGGCGGTCCTCGCCGACATCCAGAACGGCGCCTTCGCGCAGCGGTTCATCGACGACCAGGACGCCGGCGCGCCGGAGTTCAAGGCGCTGCGCGCCCAGGGCGAGCAGCACCCGATCGAGAAGACCGGCCGTGAGCTGCGCAAGATGATGAGCTGGGTGAAGTCGCACGACAGCGACTACACGGAGGGCACCTCCACCCGCTGA
- the efeU gene encoding iron uptake transporter permease EfeU, which produces MLANFLIGLREGLEAGLIVSILVAYLVKSDRRRLLPQLWSGVAAAIVLSLGFGAALTFGPRGLSHEAQELIGGLLSVLAVVFVTWMIFWMAAAARGMGGELRGRIDRAADAGGWSLVVVGLLAVGREGLETALFLWAATGAATSGGASSVRPLIAAALGLATAVVLAYLLYRGALRLNLSRFFTWTGGFLVLVAGGVLSYGVHDLQEAGVLPGEDSLLFDVSNVLDPSSWFAVVLKGVFNISPVTSVLAGVAWLLYVVPTMTIFLVKARGRSSRSPARPRVPERTG; this is translated from the coding sequence ATGCTCGCCAACTTCCTCATCGGCCTGCGGGAAGGCCTCGAGGCCGGGCTGATCGTCAGCATCCTCGTGGCCTACCTGGTGAAGTCGGACCGCCGCCGGCTGCTGCCCCAGCTGTGGAGCGGGGTCGCTGCCGCGATCGTGCTCAGCCTCGGCTTCGGGGCGGCACTGACCTTCGGTCCCCGGGGTCTCAGCCACGAGGCGCAGGAGCTCATCGGCGGGCTGCTGTCGGTCCTGGCGGTCGTCTTCGTGACCTGGATGATCTTCTGGATGGCCGCCGCCGCGCGGGGGATGGGCGGCGAGCTCCGCGGCCGGATCGACCGGGCCGCCGACGCCGGCGGCTGGTCGCTGGTGGTGGTGGGTCTGCTGGCGGTGGGCCGCGAGGGCCTCGAGACGGCGCTGTTCCTGTGGGCGGCCACCGGGGCGGCCACGTCCGGCGGCGCGAGCAGCGTGCGCCCGCTGATCGCGGCCGCACTGGGCCTCGCCACCGCGGTCGTGCTGGCCTACCTGCTCTACCGCGGTGCGCTGCGGCTGAACCTGTCGCGCTTCTTCACCTGGACCGGCGGCTTCCTCGTCCTGGTCGCCGGCGGCGTGCTCTCCTACGGGGTGCACGACCTCCAGGAGGCCGGGGTGCTGCCCGGGGAGGACTCCCTGCTCTTCGACGTCAGCAACGTGCTCGATCCCTCGTCGTGGTTCGCCGTCGTCCTCAAGGGCGTCTTCAACATCTCGCCGGTGACCAGCGTGCTGGCCGGGGTCGCGTGGCTGCTCTACGTCGTCCCGACCATGACGATCTTCCTGGTCAAGGCGCGGGGCCGGTCGTCCCGGTCGCCGGCCCGTCCGCGGGTTCCCGAGCGGACCGGCTGA
- a CDS encoding DsbA family oxidoreductase, with the protein MRIEIWSDVVCPWCYIGKRRLERALAGFEHADEVEVVYRSFELDPSAPRDSTEPVVEVIARKYGGGVDGARQMLQRVSEVAAEEGLEYHLERTLRGNTVDAHRLLHLALEQGGPRLQGELKEALLAAYFTRTENVADHDVLRKVAADTGLDAARVEQMLGSQEFTDDVHADVAQAQAFGASGVPFFVVDRAYGVSGAQPVEVFADVLERAWAAAHPTLTVVGADQDAACGPDGCPV; encoded by the coding sequence ATGCGCATCGAGATCTGGTCCGACGTCGTGTGTCCGTGGTGCTACATCGGCAAACGTCGCCTCGAGCGCGCCCTCGCCGGCTTCGAGCACGCCGACGAGGTGGAGGTGGTCTACCGCTCCTTCGAGCTCGACCCTTCGGCTCCGCGGGACTCCACGGAGCCCGTCGTCGAGGTGATCGCCCGCAAGTACGGCGGCGGAGTGGACGGCGCCCGACAGATGCTCCAGCGGGTCAGCGAGGTGGCCGCCGAGGAGGGTCTCGAGTACCACCTCGAGCGCACCCTGCGCGGCAACACCGTGGACGCGCACCGGCTGCTGCACCTGGCGCTCGAGCAGGGCGGCCCGCGCCTGCAGGGGGAGCTGAAGGAGGCGCTGCTGGCGGCGTACTTCACCCGCACCGAGAACGTCGCCGACCACGACGTGCTGCGCAAGGTCGCCGCCGACACCGGCCTCGACGCCGCCCGGGTCGAGCAGATGCTCGGCTCGCAGGAGTTCACCGACGACGTGCACGCCGACGTCGCGCAGGCACAGGCGTTCGGGGCGAGCGGGGTGCCGTTCTTCGTCGTCGACCGGGCGTACGGCGTCTCGGGGGCGCAGCCGGTGGAGGTCTTCGCCGACGTCCTGGAGCGGGCCTGGGCCGCCGCCCACCCGACCCTGACGGTGGTCGGCGCCGACCAGGACGCGGCCTGCGGGCCGGACGGCTGCCCGGTCTGA
- a CDS encoding MSMEG_6728 family protein produces the protein MQTFLPYPDFERSARSLDDKRLGKQRVEGIQVLRGLVRPGYGWRHHPAVLMWKGHEEALVRYALTCCEVWVGRGFADTCATTLVTDLREAGTSTVRSQPELREAAALPVWLGDEAFHRSHRSALLRKDPEHYRSLFSDVPDDLPYVWPGPSR, from the coding sequence ATGCAGACGTTCCTGCCCTACCCCGACTTCGAGCGCTCCGCCCGCTCGCTGGACGACAAGCGGCTCGGCAAGCAGCGGGTCGAGGGCATCCAGGTGCTCCGCGGGCTGGTCCGCCCCGGCTACGGCTGGCGCCACCACCCGGCCGTGCTGATGTGGAAGGGCCATGAGGAGGCGCTGGTGCGCTACGCCCTGACCTGCTGCGAGGTCTGGGTCGGGCGGGGGTTCGCCGACACGTGTGCGACCACCCTGGTGACCGATCTCCGGGAGGCCGGGACCTCGACCGTGCGCAGCCAGCCCGAGCTCCGCGAGGCCGCGGCGCTGCCGGTCTGGCTCGGTGACGAGGCGTTCCACCGCAGTCACCGCTCCGCCTTGCTGCGCAAGGATCCCGAGCACTACCGCTCGCTGTTCAGTGACGTCCCGGACGACCTTCCCTACGTGTGGCCCGGCCCCTCGCGATGA